A window from Spirochaetota bacterium encodes these proteins:
- a CDS encoding phosphate acyltransferase — MSEATILNRFSDRVRANPRSIVFPEGDDPRVLEAVLRLIADGLIARAVLFGDRDRIERAVGANASPGGRIGMADPGVLSSDARYREEYRRARGLGALEGEILDRAMRDPVSLGALMLRLGEVDGFIGGVRTTTAEILRTGIGVVKADRRVGVVTAFSIVTAGAEGGTDKGLYVIADPVVNPDPTAGVLCKIAEAAAVFSRQFLGIRPRIAFLSYSTRGSGAGKSVDKMRLAAQRARERMPEIVVDGELQLDAALSPEIARAKAPGSAVEGRANVLLFPNLDSANIGVKLIRYFGNARVIGPVIYGLARPYNDISRAATVEDIVNLAMITQLQS; from the coding sequence ATATCGGAGGCCACGATTCTTAACCGATTCAGCGACCGGGTGCGGGCCAATCCCCGGAGCATAGTTTTCCCCGAAGGGGATGATCCAAGGGTACTCGAGGCCGTATTACGCCTCATCGCCGACGGGCTTATCGCCCGGGCGGTGCTGTTCGGGGATCGTGACAGAATCGAACGGGCGGTCGGCGCGAACGCGTCGCCCGGCGGACGCATAGGCATGGCCGACCCGGGCGTTCTTTCCTCCGACGCGCGGTATCGCGAGGAATACCGCCGGGCCCGCGGCCTGGGAGCGCTCGAGGGAGAGATCCTCGACAGGGCCATGCGCGACCCGGTTTCCCTGGGGGCGCTGATGCTCCGCCTGGGCGAGGTTGACGGTTTTATCGGCGGTGTGCGCACGACGACGGCGGAAATCCTCAGAACGGGTATAGGCGTCGTTAAGGCCGATCGGAGGGTCGGCGTGGTGACCGCGTTCAGCATCGTGACCGCAGGCGCCGAGGGCGGGACGGACAAAGGGCTGTATGTAATCGCGGACCCGGTCGTCAATCCCGACCCGACCGCCGGCGTGCTCTGCAAGATCGCCGAGGCGGCCGCCGTGTTCTCGCGGCAGTTTCTGGGTATCCGGCCCAGGATCGCCTTTTTATCATACTCCACACGGGGTAGCGGCGCAGGGAAGTCGGTGGACAAGATGAGGCTGGCCGCACAACGCGCGCGGGAGCGGATGCCCGAAATAGTGGTGGACGGGGAGCTGCAGCTCGACGCGGCGCTCTCGCCGGAGATCGCGAGGGCAAAGGCGCCGGGAAGCGCCGTAGAGGGAAGGGCGAACGTGCTGTTGTTTCCCAACCTCGACAGCGCGAACATTGGGGTAAAGCTGATCAGGTACTTCGGTAATGCACGTGTTATCGGGCCGGTCATCTACGGCCTTGCAAGGCCGTACAATGACATTTCGCGGGCCGCGACGGTGGAGGACATCGTCAACCTGGCGATGATAACGCAGCTGCAGTCGTGA
- the coaD gene encoding pantetheine-phosphate adenylyltransferase translates to MRIGIYPGSFDPLTNGHLDIIERAKQICDRLVIAIAKNSAKHPLFTVQERLEMLTRCCHCETRSVETAAFEGLLVDFCRAQGVTLIFRGLRAIVDFDYEHAIALMNKKLAPGIETVFLMAQSEYSFVSSNMVKEVASYGGDITSLVPQFVQEKLQQRFSGPK, encoded by the coding sequence ATGCGAATTGGGATATACCCCGGATCATTCGATCCGTTGACCAATGGGCACCTCGACATAATTGAAAGAGCAAAACAGATATGCGACAGGTTGGTCATAGCCATTGCCAAAAACAGCGCCAAGCACCCGCTTTTCACCGTTCAGGAAAGGCTGGAGATGCTGACTCGGTGCTGCCATTGTGAGACTCGTTCCGTCGAAACCGCCGCTTTTGAGGGTTTGCTCGTCGATTTCTGCCGCGCCCAGGGTGTTACACTGATTTTCAGAGGGTTGAGGGCGATCGTGGATTTCGATTACGAGCACGCGATAGCCCTAATGAATAAAAAGCTCGCTCCCGGAATCGAAACGGTGTTTCTGATGGCGCAGAGCGAGTATTCTTTCGTTTCTTCCAACATGGTAAAGGAAGTCGCCAGTTACGGAGGAGACATCACCTCTCTGGTCCCCCAATTCGTCCAAGAAAAGCTCCAGCAAAGGTTTTCCGGCCCGAAGTAA
- a CDS encoding C40 family peptidase, whose translation MRPSVIPFRKILIAPAALILAGGLCCSPPHVRTGSIAEGRRGHVVDTARQYLGAPYRYGGETPHGFDCSGFVMYVYDKNGLRLPRATVEQYRSGRPVSRRALGPGDLVFFSIYGGRISHVGIYAGNGSFIHAPSCGKRVSYARLDNSYWKTRYSGAVSYFAAGRRPNYTNLSNN comes from the coding sequence ATGCGACCTTCCGTCATTCCATTCCGAAAAATCCTCATCGCGCCGGCGGCGCTGATACTTGCCGGCGGTCTGTGCTGCTCGCCGCCGCATGTCCGTACGGGCTCGATCGCAGAGGGACGTCGCGGCCATGTCGTCGATACCGCACGGCAATACCTGGGGGCGCCGTATCGCTACGGGGGGGAGACGCCGCATGGATTCGACTGTTCGGGCTTCGTGATGTATGTGTACGATAAAAACGGGCTCCGCTTGCCCCGCGCCACGGTGGAACAGTACCGTTCGGGCAGGCCGGTCTCGCGCCGGGCCCTGGGGCCGGGCGACCTGGTGTTTTTCTCGATATATGGCGGCCGGATATCACATGTCGGTATTTACGCGGGGAACGGGTCGTTTATCCACGCTCCGAGCTGCGGTAAGCGCGTATCGTACGCGCGTCTCGACAACAGCTACTGGAAGACAAGATACTCGGGCGCCGTCTCGTATTTTGCCGCCGGTAGACGCCCAAATTACACCAATCTATCAAATAATTGA